The genomic interval TCTTCGGTTTTGTATGGATCAACAAGACCGTATTTTCTTCCAAATATTTCAGCAAATTCATCACAAGTCTTTTTAATAACTTCTATTGAGTTGTTCATTGCAATTTCCATGTCATGTCTTGCTTCAATATAATAATTTGTATCAGCAAAACTACCGATTGTCATAGGTTCATTTGGATCAAGAAATGCATGTTCTGGAACATATGGAGGTAAAAATTTATCTACACTTTCTTGATCAGGAATTTCTACAGGTTCTACTGTGTGTGTTAAAATAAATCCATCTAAACATACCATTGATGGAAGTAATACATTGGAATTTTCTGAAATTTTATAAGCCATTAAAGTGGAATCTAATGCTTCTTGAGCATTTTCAACATAAATTTGTAACCATCCCGCATCTCTTTGTGCAATTGAATCTTGTTGATCGTTCCAAATATTTAACGGTGCTGAAATTGCTCTATTCGCATCTGCTAAAACGATAGGCACTCTCATACCTGCTGCTGCAAATAAAATCTCATGCATTAACATTAATCCTTGTGAAGATGTTGCGGTAAATACTCTTACTCCAGCACCACTTGCTCCAACAGCAGCACTTATTGCACTGTGCTCTGACTCTACTTTAATATATTTAGCATCAATTTTTTCATCTGCAACATATTGTGCTAAGTATTCAGAAATTGTAGTTTGCGGAGTAATTGGATAAACGGGAATAACTTGTGGTTTAGCTAATCTTACAGCTTCTGCAACTGCTTTGTTTGCGGTCATTACTTCTTTTATCATTAAATCACTCTCTTTATTCTTTTACCATTTCAATTGCATCAGATGGACATTCGTGTGCACAAATTCCACATCCTTTGCAGTAATCATAATCTATATCATGTTGTTTATTTACACTGGAGTCTGGACAGAAAATAATACAATTGTCACAGTCAATACATTTTTCTTTATCTAAAATGGGTTTAAATGTTCTCCAACTTCCAGTTTTGTTGATTTTACTATTGCCTGGTGTTTTAATTACACAACCTATACTTACCATTCTATTCACCCTTTTATCCCATATCATAAGCTTTTTTAGTAGCTTCTACATTTAATTCTCCAACTTTACCGGGGAATGTTTCTCTAATCACTTCAAGTAATGATTCAATACTTACAATTTGGGTTTTCTTAGCAAAATATCCTAAAATAATAGTATTTACGATATTGCGTCCTAACATGTCTAATGCAACTCCAGTTGCATCAAT from Methanobrevibacter gottschalkii DSM 11977 carries:
- the porA gene encoding pyruvate synthase subunit PorA gives rise to the protein MIKEVMTANKAVAEAVRLAKPQVIPVYPITPQTTISEYLAQYVADEKIDAKYIKVESEHSAISAAVGASGAGVRVFTATSSQGLMLMHEILFAAAGMRVPIVLADANRAISAPLNIWNDQQDSIAQRDAGWLQIYVENAQEALDSTLMAYKISENSNVLLPSMVCLDGFILTHTVEPVEIPDQESVDKFLPPYVPEHAFLDPNEPMTIGSFADTNYYIEARHDMEIAMNNSIEVIKKTCDEFAEIFGRKYGLVDPYKTEDADIIFVAMGSLCSTVRVIVDQLRENGEKVGLLKIRAYRPFPVEEIKEVIKDCEKLAVIDKNFTFGIGGALYADMKVKIDKEIYGFIAGLGGRDITPDSIMEIYEKTKEPVQDVTWIGLKEE
- the porD gene encoding pyruvate synthase subunit PorD, with protein sequence MVSIGCVIKTPGNSKINKTGSWRTFKPILDKEKCIDCDNCIIFCPDSSVNKQHDIDYDYCKGCGICAHECPSDAIEMVKE